Proteins from a genomic interval of Gossypium hirsutum isolate 1008001.06 chromosome A09, Gossypium_hirsutum_v2.1, whole genome shotgun sequence:
- the LOC107888932 gene encoding dnaJ homolog subfamily B member 9 isoform X2 → MGKIGSGSTISEGEKSQLVLEICSLSTIPIVCSHKHHFNNTVKPHFIDWYRLLGVAENSGFELIKRRYHKLALQLHPDKNKHPKAEVAFKLVSEASIPLLKCKP, encoded by the exons aTGGGAAAAATCGGTTCGGGTTCAACGATTTCGGAAGGTGAAAAATCTCAGTTGGTCCTTGAAATTTGTTCATTGTCCACCATTCCAATCGTTTGTTCTCATAAGCACCATTTCAACAACACTGTTAAGCCTCATTTCATCGACTGGTATCGTCTTTTGGGA GTGGCTGAGAATTCAGGGTTTGAGCTTATCAAAAGGCGTTATCATAAGCTTG CTTTGCAACTTCATCCTGATAAGAATAAACATCCAAAAGCTGAGGTTGCCTTCAAGCTTGTTTCAGAG